A single Leguminivora glycinivorella isolate SPB_JAAS2020 chromosome 25, LegGlyc_1.1, whole genome shotgun sequence DNA region contains:
- the LOC125239133 gene encoding gastrula zinc finger protein XlCGF57.1-like codes for METSVESGSMSPARVKLEPETDQSEMAPVKEEPLFLDEEERVKEEWSDSTAGLGVSEAAMLADLYIEHEVKDELVLGPERPHRPVAAPAALSNRVAASAEQKPFWCCQCDYKCKSKTELQSHLTTHSDEKPFECSYCDYKCTQKGNLKSHLMTHTYQKPFRCSHCDYKCRRKSQLRSHLITHSNEKPFECSQCDYKCKRKAELQSHLTTHSDEKPFECSHCGYKCRQKGNLKSHLMTHTDEKPFRCSHCDYKCRRKAELQSHLTTHSGKKPFECSHCDYKCRQKSNLKSHLMTHTNEKPFSCSHCDYKCRLKGNLKSHLITHSDSDEKPFECNERDYKCRHQSDLHAQLMVHNNEKQFSCSFCDYKCRLKSVLKRHLLAHCGEKPFECSQCDYKFRHKSQLQTHLTTHSDDRPFECSQCDYKGKRATYLRMHLLTHKKRPGPARTQLVIKYSVFK; via the exons ATGGAGACGAGTGTTGAGTCTGGCAGCATGTCGCCGGCGCGCGTGAAGCTGGAGCCCGAGACGGACCAGTCGGAAATGG CCCCTGTGAAGGAAGAACCTTTATTCCTAGATGAAGAGGAGCGTGTGAAGGAGGAGTGGTCGGACAGCACGGCCGGGCTCGGCGTGAGCGAGGCAGCCATGCTGGCCGACTTGTACATCGAGCACGAGGTGAAGGACGAGCTCGTGCTGGGGCCGGAGCGCCCGCACCGCCCCGTAGCCGCCCCGGCCGCCCTGTCTAATCGTGTCGCAGCGTCCGCTGAACAGAAACCTTTCTGGTGTTGTCAATGTGACTACAAGTGTAAAAGCAAAACAGAATTACAGTCTCACCTGACTACTCACTCTGACGAAAAACCTTTCGAGTGTAGTTACTGTGACTACAAATGTACACAAAAAGGCAATTTAAAGAGTCACCTGATGACTCACACATACCAAAAGCCTTTCAGgtgtagccactgtgactacaagtgtagaCGAAAATCACAACTACGGTCTCACCTGATTACTCACTCTAACGAAAAACCTTTCGAGTGTAGTCAATGTGACTACAAGTGTAAACGAAAAGCAGAATTACAGTCTCACCTAACTACTCACTCTGACGAAAAACCTTTCGAGTGTAGTCACTGTGGCTACAAATGTAGACAAAAAGGCAATTTAAAGAGTCACCTGATGACTCACACAGACGAAAAGCCTTTCAGgtgtagccactgtgactacaagtgtagaCGAAAAGCAGAATTACAATCTCACCTGACTACTCACTCTGGCAAAAAACCTTTCGAGTGTAGtcactgtgactacaagtgtagaCAAAAAAGCAATTTAAAGTCTCACCTGATGACTCACACTAACGAGAAGCCTTTCAGctgtagccactgtgactacaagtgtagactaaaaggcaatttAAAGTCTCACTTGATCACTCACTCTGACTCTGACGAAAAACCTTTCGAGTGTAATGAACGTGACTACAAGTGTAGACATCAGTCAGATTTACATGCTCAGCTTATGGTTCACAATAACGAGAAGCAATTTAGTTGTAGTTTCTGTGACTACAAATGTAGACTAAAATCAGTATTAAAGCGTCACCTGCTTGCTCACTGTGGCGAAAAACCTTTCGAATGTAGTCAATGTGACTACAAGTTTAGACATAAATCTCAATTGCAGACTCACCTGACTACTCACTCTGACGACAGACCATTTGAGTGTAGTCAATGTGACTACAAGGGTAAGAGAGCAACGTATTTACGGATGCACCTATTGACTCACAAAAAGAGGCCTGGGCCCGCACGTACGCAATTAGTCATAAAATATTctgtattcaaatag